In Arthrobacter citreus, a genomic segment contains:
- the resB gene encoding cytochrome c biogenesis protein ResB yields MPGKGGKGGKGGKTGGRNGDVQLPSLGPLGLLRWAWTQLTSMRTALLLLLLLAVAAVPGSLFPQRPANPAVVTQYLEDNPDSGPWLDRFQLFDVYSSVWFSAIYLLLFISLIGCVIPRAKAHYRAMRSKPPRTPKRLSRLPEYGTLAVPASSGLTAASAVEQAAQMLRKRGYRVDVRDLDGDRPSVGAERGFAKEVGNLVFHTALIGVLVSIAVGGLFGYSGQKIVVEGESFVNTLVGYDSFTPGTSFTEEQLAPYSLTLDKFDVQFDRESQTHYGQPLDFAATMTVKESPDAEEHTETLKVNAPLTIGGSRVYLVGNGYAPVVTVRDGEGNIALQGPVVSVPSDGMYTSLMVIKAPDAKPDQLGFVGFFLPTAMLDDQDVSYSGDPDPFNPQLNLNAYYGDLGLDEGVPSNVYVLDTENLTEINSRNLDEGGIVLGADQTYELPEGKGSISFDGIKRYAALDIHYDPAKIWVLGFATLSLAGLAASLFLARRRIWIRTGTHEDGRIMVEYGLLARGEDQRLSSEAAAVRSLLEKQWLAGSSTVEDNGAEDTSAPGSGEHSTNRHTKPGASAVDSKAAQEKETGKDS; encoded by the coding sequence GTGCCCGGAAAGGGCGGCAAGGGCGGTAAAGGCGGCAAAACCGGCGGCCGCAACGGTGATGTCCAGCTGCCCTCGCTTGGCCCGCTGGGCTTGCTGCGCTGGGCCTGGACCCAGCTGACCAGCATGCGCACGGCACTGTTGCTGCTCCTGCTGCTGGCCGTGGCGGCCGTGCCGGGTTCGCTGTTTCCGCAGCGGCCGGCCAACCCCGCCGTCGTCACCCAGTACCTGGAGGACAACCCGGACTCCGGCCCCTGGCTTGACCGCTTCCAGCTCTTTGACGTGTATTCCTCCGTCTGGTTCTCGGCCATTTACCTGCTGCTGTTCATCTCCCTGATCGGCTGCGTCATTCCGCGGGCCAAGGCCCACTACCGGGCCATGCGGTCCAAGCCTCCGCGCACCCCCAAGCGGCTGTCCCGGCTGCCGGAATACGGCACGCTGGCCGTTCCGGCGTCGTCGGGCCTCACCGCCGCCTCCGCCGTCGAACAGGCAGCGCAGATGCTGCGGAAGCGCGGCTACCGGGTGGATGTCCGCGATCTCGACGGCGACCGTCCCTCCGTGGGCGCCGAACGCGGCTTCGCCAAAGAGGTGGGAAACCTGGTGTTCCACACGGCCCTGATCGGGGTCCTGGTCTCCATCGCCGTTGGCGGGCTCTTTGGTTACAGCGGCCAGAAGATCGTGGTGGAGGGGGAGTCCTTCGTCAACACCCTGGTCGGTTACGACTCCTTCACCCCCGGCACCAGCTTCACCGAGGAGCAGCTGGCCCCCTACTCGCTGACGCTGGACAAGTTCGATGTCCAGTTCGACCGCGAATCGCAGACCCACTACGGCCAGCCGCTGGACTTCGCCGCCACCATGACGGTGAAGGAAAGCCCGGACGCCGAGGAGCACACGGAAACCCTGAAGGTCAACGCGCCCCTGACCATCGGCGGCAGCCGTGTCTACCTGGTGGGCAACGGTTATGCCCCGGTGGTCACGGTGCGCGACGGCGAGGGCAACATTGCGCTGCAGGGCCCGGTTGTTTCCGTCCCCAGCGACGGCATGTACACCTCCTTGATGGTGATCAAGGCTCCGGATGCCAAGCCGGACCAGCTCGGCTTTGTGGGCTTCTTCCTGCCAACGGCCATGCTCGATGACCAGGATGTGTCCTACTCCGGTGACCCGGACCCGTTCAACCCGCAGTTGAACCTAAACGCCTACTACGGGGATCTGGGGTTGGATGAGGGCGTGCCGAGCAATGTCTACGTGCTCGACACCGAAAACCTGACCGAAATCAACAGCCGGAACCTGGATGAGGGCGGCATTGTGCTGGGGGCTGACCAGACGTACGAGCTGCCCGAGGGCAAGGGTTCCATCTCCTTTGACGGCATCAAGCGGTACGCCGCACTGGACATCCACTATGACCCGGCCAAGATCTGGGTCCTCGGCTTCGCCACCCTGTCGCTGGCCGGTCTGGCCGCCTCCCTGTTCCTGGCACGCCGCCGCATTTGGATCCGCACCGGCACCCACGAGGACGGGCGCATCATGGTCGAGTACGGGCTGCTGGCCCGCGGCGAAGACCAGCGGTTGTCCAGCGAAGCGGCAGCGGTCCGAAGCCTGCTGGAGAAGCAGTGGTTGGCGGGCAGCAGCACAGTGGAGGACAATGGCGCGGAGGACACATCCGCTCCGGGTTCCGGAGAACACAGCACAAACCGGCACACAAAGCCCGGAGCATCAGCGGTGGACAGCAAGGCCGCTCAGGAGAAGGAAACAGGTAAGGACTCGTAA
- the ccsB gene encoding c-type cytochrome biogenesis protein CcsB — protein sequence MPSIDYTLAEYSELFMLLAAFAYTVAFLAFTWDLAQSSRTIKAVESRLTQQGSAAPAKSEAFSGASARTAGSGRPGGAGSDSYLADGNVRGWDADGEPVAQTADASMGYVGARRNTARVAVALTVLGALIHTAAVVSRGMAAHRVPWGNMYEFCTTGALVVAVVFLLVLLKRDLRFLGTLVLGLVLVMMMVATIGFPTPVAHLIPALQSYWLIIHVSVAVIASALFTLTFAMSVLQLLQADRETKIRAGGTSKLGFLRIVPSAQSLENFSYRINAVAFVLWTFTLMAGSVWAEQAWGRYWGWDTKEVWTFVIWVVYAGYLHARATRGWTGTRAAWLSIVGYLCVIFNFTIVNVYFAGLHSYSGV from the coding sequence ATGCCCTCCATTGACTACACACTCGCTGAGTACAGTGAGCTGTTCATGCTGTTGGCGGCGTTCGCCTATACGGTGGCGTTCCTGGCCTTCACCTGGGACCTCGCGCAGAGCAGCAGGACCATCAAGGCGGTGGAGAGCAGGCTGACGCAGCAGGGCTCCGCAGCCCCGGCGAAGTCTGAAGCGTTCTCCGGCGCTTCCGCTCGCACGGCCGGCTCCGGACGCCCCGGGGGAGCAGGCTCCGACAGCTACCTGGCCGACGGAAACGTCCGCGGCTGGGATGCCGACGGCGAGCCGGTGGCACAGACCGCCGACGCCTCCATGGGATACGTGGGGGCGCGCCGGAACACGGCCCGCGTTGCCGTCGCACTGACCGTCCTTGGTGCGCTGATCCACACCGCCGCCGTCGTTTCCCGCGGCATGGCCGCCCACCGTGTGCCCTGGGGCAACATGTACGAGTTCTGCACCACCGGCGCCCTGGTGGTGGCCGTGGTGTTCCTGCTGGTCCTGCTCAAGCGCGACCTGCGGTTCCTGGGCACCCTGGTGCTGGGTCTGGTCCTGGTCATGATGATGGTTGCCACGATCGGATTCCCGACGCCGGTGGCACACCTGATTCCCGCGCTGCAGAGCTACTGGCTCATCATCCACGTCTCCGTGGCTGTCATTGCGTCGGCACTGTTTACCCTCACCTTCGCCATGTCGGTGCTGCAGCTCCTCCAGGCCGACCGCGAGACCAAGATCCGCGCCGGCGGAACGTCCAAGCTGGGCTTCCTGCGCATCGTGCCGTCCGCGCAGAGCCTGGAGAACTTCTCCTACCGGATCAACGCCGTCGCCTTCGTGCTGTGGACCTTCACGCTCATGGCGGGCTCCGTCTGGGCCGAGCAGGCCTGGGGCCGGTACTGGGGCTGGGACACCAAGGAAGTGTGGACCTTCGTGATCTGGGTGGTCTACGCCGGCTACCTGCACGCCCGTGCCACCCGCGGCTGGACCGGTACCCGCGCCGCCTGGCTGTCCATCGTGGGTTACCTGTGCGTGATCTTCAACTTCACCATCGTGAACGTGTACTTCGCCGGTCTGCATAGCTACTCCGGCGTCTAG
- a CDS encoding glutaredoxin family protein, which translates to MTSSDAHPDLLLLTRPGCHLCEAARTVLERIRADLGVGWREQSIEGDADLTSRFGEEIPVLLIDGIQRDFWQLDEARIRRLLGA; encoded by the coding sequence ATGACCTCATCAGATGCGCACCCCGACCTGCTCCTGCTGACCCGCCCGGGCTGCCACCTGTGTGAAGCGGCCCGGACGGTCCTCGAACGGATCCGCGCCGACCTCGGCGTGGGTTGGCGTGAACAGTCCATCGAGGGGGACGCGGACCTTACCTCCCGCTTTGGAGAAGAAATACCAGTGCTTCTGATCGACGGGATCCAACGCGATTTCTGGCAGCTGGACGAGGCCCGGATCCGGCGGCTTCTGGGAGCCTAG
- a CDS encoding YceI family protein yields the protein MIPNGLSTGTWTLDGSHSEVGFTVRHAGISKVRGNFDDVAAVMEVGPSISDSTINAVIKSASFNSNDANRDGHVKGADFFDVEQFPELTFSVTGVEGSGETYKVSGDLTIKGTTLPVVLDTEFNGVAVDPFGATRAGFSGSTVISRKDFGLTWNAALETGGVLVGDKVTISVDAEFVAAA from the coding sequence ATGATCCCCAACGGACTTTCCACCGGCACCTGGACCCTCGACGGCTCGCACAGTGAGGTGGGATTCACCGTTCGTCACGCCGGAATCAGCAAGGTGCGCGGCAACTTCGACGACGTCGCCGCGGTCATGGAGGTCGGCCCGTCCATCAGCGATTCCACCATCAACGCCGTGATCAAGTCCGCGTCGTTCAACTCGAACGATGCCAACCGCGACGGCCACGTCAAGGGAGCGGACTTCTTTGATGTCGAGCAGTTCCCCGAGCTGACGTTCTCCGTCACCGGCGTTGAGGGTTCGGGCGAGACCTACAAGGTGTCCGGCGACCTCACCATCAAGGGAACCACTCTTCCGGTGGTCCTGGACACCGAGTTCAACGGCGTGGCCGTGGACCCCTTCGGCGCCACCCGCGCCGGATTCTCCGGCTCCACCGTCATCAGCCGCAAGGACTTCGGCCTGACCTGGAACGCAGCCCTGGAAACCGGCGGCGTGCTCGTGGGCGACAAGGTGACCATCAGCGTGGACGCCGAGTTCGTGGCGGCAGCCTAG
- a CDS encoding PLD nuclease N-terminal domain-containing protein, with amino-acid sequence MPRLVLFGVIIVAAVIIYAIIDCVMSRAQEVRSISKTAWLFTIVLLPVLGALLWFLFGRPKSGPEPKNRQPRHPTAPDDDPDFLRNLEIRRRQQQKEAELKRREAELREREKQSGHKNDDEKPSA; translated from the coding sequence ATGCCTCGCCTCGTGCTTTTCGGTGTCATCATTGTCGCCGCTGTCATTATTTATGCCATCATCGACTGCGTCATGTCGCGGGCGCAGGAGGTGCGCAGCATCTCCAAGACCGCGTGGCTCTTCACGATTGTGCTGCTGCCCGTGCTCGGTGCCCTGCTGTGGTTCCTCTTCGGCCGCCCCAAGAGCGGACCGGAACCGAAAAACCGCCAACCCCGGCATCCCACCGCACCGGACGACGACCCCGATTTCCTGCGCAATCTCGAGATCCGGCGCCGCCAGCAGCAGAAGGAAGCCGAGCTCAAGCGCCGCGAGGCCGAGCTGCGCGAGCGGGAGAAGCAGTCCGGGCACAAGAACGACGACGAGAAGCCCAGCGCGTAG
- a CDS encoding 3-deoxy-7-phosphoheptulonate synthase, with translation MTVISGELTGTGAGPSAPSPAPNTSNLRVSAFRTLPAPVQLAEDMPLTPALARHIERSRADIRAVLNGVDDRLLVIIGPCSIHDSEAGLEYARKLAAAAREHNQDLLIVLRAYFEKPRTTIGWKGLINDPRLDGSHDIAEGLRAARRFLLGAGELGLPVGTEFLEPISPQYLADLVSWGAIGARTTESQIHRQLVSGLSMPVGFKNGTDGSLDIALDACQAALAPQTFLGIDGGGRASMVSTAGNPDTHVILRGGTAGPNFSAPDVTAATDALSGRNLNPRLVVDASHANSGKSHVRQAEVALELADMLGKGGAASSAVAGVMLESFLVAGAQKLDEANPGSLVYGQSITDACMGWETSGQVLAALAEAARRRREDGQ, from the coding sequence ATGACTGTTATCTCCGGAGAACTCACCGGGACGGGCGCTGGCCCCAGCGCTCCCAGCCCTGCACCGAACACCTCCAATCTTCGGGTCAGCGCTTTCCGCACCCTGCCCGCGCCGGTCCAGCTGGCGGAGGACATGCCGCTCACTCCCGCTCTGGCCCGGCACATCGAGCGGTCCCGTGCGGACATCCGGGCCGTCCTGAACGGCGTCGATGACCGGCTGCTGGTGATTATCGGCCCCTGTTCAATCCACGATTCCGAAGCCGGCCTGGAGTACGCACGAAAGCTGGCGGCTGCCGCCCGGGAGCACAATCAGGACCTCCTGATTGTGCTGCGCGCCTACTTCGAGAAGCCGCGCACCACCATTGGGTGGAAGGGCCTGATCAACGATCCCCGGCTGGACGGATCCCACGACATCGCCGAGGGCCTGCGCGCAGCCCGCCGGTTCCTCCTCGGCGCCGGTGAACTGGGCCTGCCGGTCGGCACTGAATTCCTGGAACCCATCAGCCCGCAGTACCTGGCGGACCTGGTGAGCTGGGGCGCCATTGGCGCGCGGACCACCGAGAGCCAGATCCACCGCCAGCTGGTCTCCGGACTGTCCATGCCGGTGGGTTTCAAGAACGGAACCGACGGGTCACTGGACATCGCTTTGGACGCATGCCAGGCAGCGCTGGCGCCGCAGACTTTCCTGGGGATCGACGGCGGCGGCCGGGCCTCCATGGTCAGCACCGCCGGTAACCCGGACACGCACGTCATCCTGCGCGGCGGAACAGCGGGGCCAAACTTCTCCGCGCCGGACGTCACCGCCGCAACCGATGCGCTCAGCGGCAGGAACCTCAACCCCCGCCTGGTCGTGGACGCCAGCCACGCGAACAGCGGCAAAAGCCACGTGCGCCAGGCTGAGGTGGCACTGGAACTGGCGGACATGCTGGGGAAGGGCGGAGCGGCGTCGTCGGCCGTGGCCGGAGTGATGCTGGAGAGCTTCCTCGTTGCCGGTGCCCAAAAACTGGATGAAGCCAATCCCGGGTCCCTGGTCTACGGGCAGAGCATCACCGATGCGTGCATGGGCTGGGAAACCAGTGGCCAGGTCCTGGCGGCACTGGCCGAAGCTGCCCGCAGGCGGCGCGAAGATGGCCAGTGA
- a CDS encoding HAD-IB family hydrolase has product MPRTTAVRASEPLPAVVKPGEAAFFDVDNTLMRGASLFHVGRKMYQRRVFTLREAFGFARKQVRFMLQGENLKDVHSVRDAALTLATGLAAADIRVLGEEVYDEMIESKIWPGTRALTEQHMKSGRPVWLVTGTPVEVASVIADRLHLTGALGTVSEIDDGLYTGRLVGEFLHGPAKAEGVKVLAKKEGLDLDRCWAYSDSYNDVPLLSLVGHPVAINPDSRLRRHARDRNWPIYDFRSGRRAATLGLKGATIAGGAYGLWRGFSWVRSR; this is encoded by the coding sequence ATGCCCAGAACCACCGCAGTACGAGCCTCCGAGCCTCTGCCAGCGGTGGTCAAACCCGGCGAGGCTGCGTTCTTCGACGTCGACAATACCCTGATGCGGGGAGCAAGCCTTTTCCATGTGGGGCGCAAAATGTACCAGCGGCGGGTCTTCACGCTTCGGGAAGCTTTCGGCTTTGCCCGCAAACAGGTGCGCTTTATGCTGCAGGGCGAGAACCTCAAGGATGTTCATTCAGTGCGCGACGCCGCGCTGACGCTGGCCACCGGCCTGGCGGCGGCGGATATCCGGGTCCTGGGCGAAGAAGTCTACGACGAGATGATCGAATCCAAGATCTGGCCCGGCACCCGTGCCCTCACCGAACAGCACATGAAGTCCGGCCGGCCGGTCTGGCTGGTGACCGGCACCCCCGTGGAGGTGGCGTCAGTCATCGCGGACCGGCTGCACCTGACGGGCGCTTTGGGGACGGTCAGCGAAATCGATGACGGACTGTACACCGGGCGCCTGGTGGGGGAATTCCTGCACGGACCGGCGAAGGCCGAGGGCGTGAAGGTCCTGGCGAAGAAAGAGGGCCTGGATCTGGACCGCTGCTGGGCCTACAGCGACTCCTACAACGATGTGCCCCTGCTCAGCCTGGTGGGACATCCGGTGGCGATCAACCCGGATTCCCGGCTGCGCCGCCATGCCAGGGACCGCAACTGGCCCATCTACGATTTCCGGTCCGGACGGCGCGCGGCAACCCTGGGGTTGAAGGGTGCCACCATTGCCGGCGGGGCCTATGGGCTGTGGCGGGGCTTCTCCTGGGTCCGGTCCCGTTAA
- a CDS encoding histidine phosphatase family protein, giving the protein MSRASIHLVRHGEVFNPDGVLYGRLPEFHLSELGQEMARRVAGHFEDRKNDGAKLVHLVASPLTRAQETAAPIAAALGLEIATDERILEATNRFEGLSGVTSRLRNPRYWPLMYNPLKPSWGEPYTAQVERVMAAVQDARRQALELGGDKAEAVLVSHQLPIWVTRLAAEGRKLWHDPRNRQCTLTSVTTLDFDGDTLIGVRYAEPSADLLPGAANIPGA; this is encoded by the coding sequence ATGTCCCGTGCCTCGATCCACCTCGTCCGCCATGGAGAAGTCTTCAATCCGGACGGTGTCCTCTACGGGCGCCTCCCGGAGTTCCATTTGTCCGAACTGGGACAGGAAATGGCCCGCCGCGTCGCCGGCCACTTTGAAGACCGCAAGAATGACGGCGCGAAGCTGGTGCACCTGGTCGCGTCGCCGCTGACCCGGGCGCAGGAGACCGCTGCGCCGATCGCCGCCGCCCTGGGTTTGGAGATCGCCACCGACGAACGCATCCTGGAGGCGACCAACCGGTTCGAGGGCCTCTCCGGGGTTACCAGCAGGCTGCGCAACCCGCGGTACTGGCCGCTGATGTACAACCCGCTGAAGCCTTCCTGGGGAGAGCCCTACACGGCGCAGGTGGAGCGTGTCATGGCCGCGGTGCAGGATGCCCGGAGGCAGGCTCTTGAGCTTGGCGGAGACAAGGCCGAAGCCGTTTTGGTCAGCCATCAGCTGCCCATCTGGGTGACGCGCCTGGCCGCCGAGGGCCGCAAGCTGTGGCATGACCCCCGTAACCGCCAGTGCACCCTGACTTCCGTCACCACGCTGGATTTTGATGGTGACACGCTGATCGGTGTCCGCTACGCGGAGCCCTCCGCGGACCTGCTGCCCGGGGCTGCGAATATTCCGGGAGCATAA
- a CDS encoding 1,4-dihydroxy-2-naphthoate polyprenyltransferase yields the protein MATAAQWLEGARPRTLPMAVAPVIIGTAAAYDLGSFKPVNALLAALVAVLLQVGVNYANDYSDGIRGTDDNRVGPLRLTGSGAAAPKQVKYAAFACFGVAMIAGLALIILSSTWFLILVGIGCVAAAWGYTGGRNPYGYMGLGDVFVFVFFGLVATLGTTYTQAGQISLPAVLGAVGTGLIAMALLMANNVRDIPTDREAGKRTLAVRLGDEAARISYVMMLALAILLPLFIAADYPWVLLVLLLIPVCLMPSWLMLKGKKRRSLIPVLQQTGLINMGFAMLYSLGLVLTRLLA from the coding sequence GTGGCTACAGCCGCGCAGTGGTTAGAAGGAGCCCGCCCCCGCACGCTGCCCATGGCGGTGGCGCCGGTCATTATCGGTACGGCGGCGGCGTATGACCTGGGTTCCTTCAAGCCTGTGAACGCCCTGCTGGCGGCTCTGGTGGCCGTGCTGCTGCAGGTGGGCGTGAACTACGCCAATGACTACTCCGACGGCATCCGGGGCACCGACGACAACCGGGTGGGGCCGCTGCGGCTGACCGGATCCGGCGCGGCCGCCCCGAAGCAGGTCAAATACGCCGCTTTCGCCTGCTTCGGCGTGGCGATGATTGCCGGACTGGCCTTGATCATCCTGTCCTCCACCTGGTTCCTGATCCTGGTGGGCATCGGCTGCGTCGCCGCTGCGTGGGGATACACCGGCGGCCGCAACCCCTACGGCTACATGGGTCTGGGCGACGTGTTCGTGTTTGTGTTCTTCGGCCTCGTGGCCACCCTGGGCACCACCTACACGCAGGCCGGCCAGATCAGCCTTCCGGCGGTGCTTGGCGCCGTGGGGACCGGGCTGATTGCCATGGCCCTGCTGATGGCCAACAACGTGCGCGACATCCCCACGGACCGCGAAGCCGGCAAACGCACCCTGGCCGTGCGGCTCGGGGACGAAGCGGCCCGGATCAGCTACGTCATGATGCTGGCGCTGGCCATCCTGCTGCCGCTGTTCATCGCCGCGGACTACCCGTGGGTCCTGCTGGTGCTGCTGCTCATCCCGGTGTGCCTGATGCCGAGCTGGCTCATGCTGAAGGGGAAAAAGCGCCGGAGTCTGATCCCGGTCCTGCAGCAGACGGGACTCATCAACATGGGCTTCGCCATGCTGTACAGCCTCGGGCTGGTGCTGACCCGGTTGCTCGCCTAA
- a CDS encoding helix-turn-helix domain-containing protein has protein sequence MADEGNFSDVRFLTVSEVADVMRVSKMTVYRLVHSGELPAVRFGRSYRVPESAVQQVLKNAVINGRSDTA, from the coding sequence ATGGCAGACGAGGGAAATTTCTCGGACGTGAGGTTTCTGACCGTGTCAGAAGTTGCGGATGTCATGCGCGTGTCCAAGATGACCGTGTACCGGTTGGTCCACTCGGGCGAGCTGCCCGCTGTCCGTTTCGGCCGTTCTTACCGGGTACCGGAATCGGCGGTCCAGCAGGTACTGAAAAACGCCGTCATTAACGGGCGCTCAGACACTGCGTAG
- a CDS encoding redox-sensing transcriptional repressor Rex has translation MSTSEESDRLAGAAVRHIPPASLARLTIYLRALSSMLGEGIDRVSSDELAEAAGVNSPKLRKDLSYLGSYGTRGVGYDVSYLSEQIAAALGLTRNWRVAIVGAGNLGRALAGYPGFGSRGFEVVALFDADQLVIGQEVGWLRVSSIEAMESVLERTGANMAVLSVPAEVAQDLCDRLVASGITSILSFAPVVLQVPDDVQVRKVDMATELQILAYHAQRAQVSNIASKARARLAT, from the coding sequence GTGAGCACCTCCGAGGAATCCGACCGGCTGGCCGGTGCGGCCGTCCGGCACATCCCTCCTGCATCCCTGGCCCGCCTGACCATCTATCTGCGGGCCCTGAGCAGCATGCTGGGCGAGGGAATTGACCGGGTGTCCTCGGACGAACTGGCGGAAGCGGCGGGAGTTAATTCCCCCAAGCTCCGCAAGGACCTGTCCTATTTGGGTTCCTACGGCACCCGGGGCGTTGGGTACGACGTTTCCTATCTCAGCGAACAGATCGCCGCAGCCCTGGGCCTGACCCGCAACTGGCGGGTGGCGATTGTCGGCGCCGGAAACCTCGGCCGCGCCTTGGCCGGTTACCCCGGATTCGGATCCCGCGGTTTCGAAGTGGTGGCGCTGTTCGACGCCGACCAGTTGGTGATTGGCCAGGAAGTCGGCTGGCTGCGGGTCAGCTCCATTGAAGCCATGGAGAGCGTACTGGAGCGGACGGGAGCAAACATGGCTGTCCTGTCCGTTCCCGCAGAGGTGGCGCAGGACCTCTGCGACCGTCTCGTGGCGTCGGGCATCACCAGTATCCTGAGCTTCGCACCCGTGGTGCTGCAGGTCCCGGACGATGTCCAGGTGCGGAAGGTGGATATGGCCACCGAGCTGCAGATCCTTGCCTACCACGCGCAGCGGGCCCAGGTCTCGAACATTGCGTCCAAGGCCCGGGCCCGGCTCGCAACCTAG
- a CDS encoding DUF4229 domain-containing protein, with translation MAFWKFTALRLGLVALFFAGCYWLGLGLVFSAIIGAVLAWCVTYLFFREMRDAAARSVQQRFHGGAAPTRNRGELEDAGAEDNLLDAHPDVQIDNDRKPRRK, from the coding sequence GTGGCTTTCTGGAAATTTACCGCTCTCCGCCTTGGTTTGGTGGCCCTCTTCTTCGCTGGATGCTATTGGCTGGGCCTTGGCCTGGTGTTCTCGGCGATTATCGGCGCCGTGCTCGCATGGTGCGTGACCTACCTGTTTTTCCGCGAGATGCGCGACGCCGCGGCCCGCAGCGTGCAGCAGCGCTTCCACGGCGGCGCGGCGCCCACCCGCAACCGCGGGGAACTGGAGGACGCCGGAGCCGAGGATAACCTGCTCGACGCCCATCCGGACGTGCAGATCGACAATGACCGCAAGCCCCGCCGGAAGTAA
- a CDS encoding 30S ribosomal protein bS22: protein MGSVIKKRRKRMAKKKHRKLLRKTRHQRRNKK from the coding sequence GTGGGTTCAGTTATCAAGAAGCGCCGCAAGCGTATGGCAAAGAAGAAGCATCGTAAGCTGCTTCGCAAGACCCGCCACCAGCGTCGCAACAAGAAGTAA
- a CDS encoding TlpA family protein disulfide reductase gives MRRRSFLKFGAGLALGVPLVAAAAGCAVEDPLAAQAKAGDNKNYIAGDGSVTEYAAGQRGEPVEFSGTLFDGTTVPSSDFAGDVVVLNFWYAACAPCRKEAPDLVELHGMFEPDGARFYGVNIRDERSTAEAFERSFGIDYPSFQDKDGGILLAMTQFVPPSAVPTTLVLDREGRVAARILGLADKSTLKALISDTLAA, from the coding sequence ATGCGCCGCCGCTCCTTCCTGAAATTCGGCGCCGGCCTGGCCCTTGGCGTGCCCCTGGTCGCCGCAGCGGCGGGATGTGCCGTGGAGGATCCACTGGCTGCACAGGCCAAAGCGGGGGACAACAAGAACTACATTGCCGGTGACGGATCCGTTACTGAATACGCCGCCGGCCAGCGCGGCGAACCGGTCGAATTCAGCGGCACGCTCTTTGACGGCACAACCGTTCCCTCCTCGGACTTCGCCGGGGACGTGGTGGTCCTGAACTTCTGGTACGCGGCCTGCGCACCCTGCCGCAAGGAAGCTCCGGACCTGGTGGAGCTGCACGGAATGTTCGAGCCTGACGGCGCGCGTTTCTATGGCGTGAACATCCGCGATGAACGCAGCACCGCCGAGGCCTTTGAACGCTCCTTCGGTATCGATTACCCCAGCTTCCAGGACAAGGACGGCGGAATCCTGCTGGCCATGACGCAGTTTGTGCCGCCGTCGGCCGTTCCCACCACACTGGTCCTGGACCGGGAGGGACGTGTGGCCGCCCGCATCCTCGGCCTGGCAGACAAGAGCACCCTGAAGGCCCTGATCTCCGACACGCTGGCAGCCTAG
- a CDS encoding cytochrome c biogenesis CcdA family protein, with the protein MLLAIPVAALAGLVSFLSPCVLPLVPGYLGYVTGLTGVDLQKQRRGRMFAGIGLFVLGFSAVFVIIGAGVGQLGSWLRGADQAWITQALGAAIIVLGIVFMGGLSWFQRDRKIAARPPAGLWGAPLLGITFGLGWAPCLGPTLSAVQLLSFSGDDASAAKGAFLTFIYCLGLGLPFLLIALGFRRGMGALGVFRRHRLALQRFGGGMLIVLGVLMLTGVWNIWINHLQGWLDSVTLPI; encoded by the coding sequence ATGCTGCTGGCCATCCCCGTTGCAGCCCTGGCCGGGCTCGTGTCCTTCCTGTCCCCGTGCGTCCTGCCGCTGGTTCCTGGCTATCTGGGCTACGTCACCGGGCTCACCGGCGTGGACCTTCAGAAGCAGCGCCGCGGCCGGATGTTCGCCGGCATCGGACTGTTCGTCCTGGGGTTCTCGGCGGTCTTTGTCATTATCGGTGCTGGCGTCGGGCAGCTGGGCAGCTGGCTGCGCGGCGCCGACCAGGCCTGGATTACGCAGGCCCTGGGCGCCGCGATTATTGTTCTGGGCATCGTTTTCATGGGCGGCCTGAGCTGGTTCCAGCGCGACCGGAAAATTGCCGCACGACCGCCGGCCGGGTTGTGGGGTGCCCCGCTGCTGGGTATCACCTTCGGGCTGGGCTGGGCGCCATGCCTTGGGCCGACCCTGTCAGCAGTGCAGCTGCTGTCCTTCTCCGGTGACGACGCCAGCGCCGCCAAGGGTGCGTTCCTGACCTTCATTTACTGCCTCGGCCTGGGGCTTCCCTTCCTGCTGATCGCGCTGGGGTTCCGGCGCGGCATGGGCGCACTGGGCGTTTTCCGCCGGCACCGGCTCGCCCTGCAGCGTTTCGGCGGCGGCATGCTGATTGTCCTGGGCGTCCTGATGCTCACAGGAGTCTGGAACATCTGGATCAACCATCTCCAAGGTTGGTTGGATAGTGTGACCCTGCCGATCTGA